A single Pogoniulus pusillus isolate bPogPus1 chromosome 27, bPogPus1.pri, whole genome shotgun sequence DNA region contains:
- the FBXO39 gene encoding F-box only protein 39 gives MEDSSNPEQSSWAHLPDVCLRNIFRWLDDKDRAQAALVCVKWSQVMYSGSLWRCRTIAFYNRPSRTQVLELQRALFYAKKFGRYLEHLEIKLPNPHGTTFTQRFQMVMRDLLSHLSKCNDHLVSLSIQYLELERYFWRSMVRAQFVKHLGTFLQTMNKHLDCLNLKGARAALDEGCELLNSLSCLTNQSFVSKLNIEDFFGLHLHVYRSSLFHQTMSKFHSLVILSLSYNCLSDELLDILREHSAHSLSTLNIKCHIHDPHEQVVWGMSWAKLAKSAPKLTVNFFFERVLKHDHLAKILLVDIPVGSISLRSCYFNNPEWIMRPTLTNLIPAYHRVLQKLTLEFNNDCELLDEELLQLTLACKRLSYLKVWAYLSVTFMERLLQNRAEGKCILTTIKVKIYTTQPDTTEEDQLLRGIYRRFKYLIDSELNYFATTCSVD, from the exons ATGGAGGACAGCAGCAACCCTGAGCAGAGCTCCTGGGCTCATCTGCCTGATGTCTGCCTGAGGAATATTTTCCGCTGGTTGGATGACAAGGAcagggctcaggctgccctggTCTGTGTAAAATGGAGTCAAGTCATGTACTCAGGGTCCCTCTGGAGATGCAGAACCATCGCCTTCTACAACCGCCCGTCAAGGACGCAGGTATTGGAGCTGCAGCGGGCTCTGTTCTACGCCAAGAAATTTGGCAGGTATTTGGAGCACCTCGAGATCAAGCTACCAAATCCTCATGGCACTACCTTCACCCAGAGATTTCAAATGGTTATGAGAGATCTTCTTTCACACCTGAGTAAGTGCAACGATCACCtcgtgtccctcagcatccaGTACCTGGAGTTAGAGCGCTACTTCTGGAGGAGCATGGTCAGGGCTCAGTTTGTCAAGCACTTAGGCACCTTCCTGCAAACAATGAACAAGCACCTTGATTGTCTCAACTTGAAAGGAGCAAGAGCAGCCCTGGATGAGGGCTGTGAGCTTCTGAATTCTCTAAGCTGCTTGACAAATCAAAGCTTTGTATCTAAACTCAACATTGAGGATTTCTTCGGTCTCCATCTTCATGTCTACAGGAGCAGCTTGttccaccaaaccatgtccaaGTTCCACAGCCTGGTCATCCTCTCTCTCAGTTACAACTGCCTCTCTGATGAGCTGCTGGACATCCTGCGGGAGCACAGCGCTCATTCCCTCTCCACCTTGAATATCAAATGTCATATCCATGACCCTCATGAGCAAGTGGTCTGGGGAATGTCCTGGGCAAAATTGGCCAAGAGTGCCCCAAAGCTGACTGTGAACTTCTTCTTTGAAAGAGTTCTGAAGCATGATCACCTTGCCAAGATCCTGCTGGTAGACATCCCAGTTGGAAGCATCAGTCTGCGGAGCTGCTATTTCAATAACCCGGAGTGGATAATGAGACCTACCCTCACCAACCTCATCCCAGCCTACCACCGTGTGCTGCAG AAGCTGACACTGGAGTTCAACAATGACTGCGAGCTGCTGGatgaagagctgctccagctcacctTAGCATGCAAGAGGTTGTCCTATCTGAAGGTCTGGGCATATCTCAGTGTCACCTttatggagaggctgctgcagaaccGTGCAGAAGGGAAATGCATTTTGACTACCATAAAG GTCAAGATTTACACAACCCAGCCAGACACCACTGAGGAGGATCAGCTGTTGCGTGGTATCTACAGGAGGTTCAAATACCTGATTGACTCAGAGCTTAATTATTTTGCCACCACCTGCTCAGTGGACTaa
- the TEKT1 gene encoding tektin-1 has product MARLLQAPPKFLPSEWDLANQMQRASTESQKCRSERTVAESQRLLEEIERTTQKTQSDVNKKIEQRQEEVKFWKQELDNKLEQIVHETEVLLTFKTRLEKSLESCQEPLVIAQKCLLNRQRRLGIDLVHDEVEQELVKEVEVLQEVIALLGRTLEQTNEQIRLNRSAKYNLEMDLKDKFTALMIDDYCANLTNNTPNISYSDTAVKTEWNFVSPEDWVDFSTINIEKADKQRNNSLALRALIDAILSQTASDLRRQCQVVNAAFTNRVKEVKDAKHKLETLLAMVLDEVASQEKNIAALKKAIADKEGPAKVAQTRLDARNRRPNVELCYDPVQHKLTREVQEITTNIQRLQDTLAQAETALKGLSRQQLSLEEEIQVKENSLYIDEVLCMQMRESVCINNF; this is encoded by the exons ATGGCCAGACTGCTGCAAGCTCCACCCAAGTTTCTCCCCTCAGAATGGGACCTTGCAAACCAGATGCAGCGTGCCAGCACGGAGTCTCAGAAGTGCAGGTCAGAGCGCACGGTAGCAGAGAGTCAAAGGCTGCTGGAGGAAATAGAAAGGACAACTCAGAAAACCCAGAGCGATGTCAACAAGAAAATAG AACAGAGACAGGAAGAAGTAAAATTCTGGAAGCAAGAACTGGATAACAAACTTGAACAAATTGTTCATGAGACAGAGGTTCTGTTGacttttaagaccaggctggagaaatctttggagagctgccaggagccacTTGTCATTGCCCAAAAGTGTCTCCTGAACAG GCAGAGGCGACTTGGCATTGACTTGGTGCATGATGAAGTGGAACAGGAGCTGGTGAAGGAAGTGGAAGTCCTCCAGGAGGTTATTGCTTTGCTTGGACGGACATTGGAACAAACCAATGAGCAGATCAG ACTGAACCGTTCAGCAAAATACAACCTGGAAATGGATCTGAAGGACAAGTTCACAGCTCTGATGATTGATGATTACTGTGCTAACCTGACCAACAACACTCCCAATATCAGCTACTCTGACACTGCAGTTAAAACAGAATGGAA CTTTGTTAGCCCTGAAGACTGGGTGGATTTCTCCACCATCAACATTGAGAAGGCTGACAAGCAGAGGAACAACTCCTTGGCACTGCGGGCATTGATCGATGCCATCCTCTCACAGACAGCCAGCGACCTGcgcaggcagtgccaggtggTGAATGCTGCATTTACAAACAGGGTGAAGGAGGTCAAGGATGCAAAGCACAAGCTGGAGACACTGCTTGCAATG GTGCTGGATGAGGTTGCCTCACAGGAGAAGAACATTGCAGCCTTGAAGAAAGCAATTGCTGACAAAGAGGGACCTGCTAAAGTGGCTCAAACTCGCTTGGATGCAAGAAACCGCCGGCCCAACGTGGAGCTGTGTTATGACCCAGTGCAGCACAAGCTGACCAGAGAGGTCCAGGAGATCACAACAAACATTCAAAG ATTACAGGAcacgctggcacaggctgagacggCCTTGAAAGGTCTGAGCCGCCAACAGCTTTCCTTGGAGGAGGAGATCCAGGTCAAGGAGAATTCCCTGTACATTGATGAAGTGCTCTGCATGCAGATGAGAGAGTCTGTTTGCATTAACAACTTCTGA